From one Bombus huntii isolate Logan2020A chromosome 17, iyBomHunt1.1, whole genome shotgun sequence genomic stretch:
- the LOC126875171 gene encoding 60S ribosomal export protein NMD3 isoform X2, which yields MEVLSEPVRQESMILCCICGIGIEPNPANMCVACLRTQVDVTENIPKQATIYFCKGCERYLQPPAEWIHAALESRELLTLCLKKLKGLNRVKLIDAGFVWTEPHSMRLKVKLTVQAEVMGGTVLQQVFVVEYTVNHQMCNDCHRTEAKDYWRALVQVRQRATNKKTFYYLEQLILKYRAHEQTLGIKPIHEGLDFFYANEASARKMVDFLSSIIPCRYDHSKKLISHDIHSNIYNYKVTYSVEIVPISRDSIVCLPRKLSHQLGGINSICLVYKITNFVHLIDVSTGQIAELSATLYWRHTFNSICDPKQLIEYTVMDIEQIKFKDRKFFPGQGTISNRHVIADVWVVRSCDLGLTENLIHTRTHLGHILKPGDTVLGYALNDSNINDENFEMLNKDVVPDIILTKKNYTQDRAARRRMRDWKLKHMIQDKDNMVTDNNDYYEFLEDLEEDPEMRQHINIYKDSRKLIPVDTNELSDPNCPQITLEEMLDDLAFDDIEVSHVL from the exons ATGGAAGTATTAAGTGAACCTGTTCGACAAGAATCAATGAT atTATGTTGCATCTGCGGTATTGGTATTGAACCAAATCCAGCGAATATGTGTGTGGCATGTTTACGAACTCAAGTAGATGTCACTGAGAATATTCCAAAGCAAGcaacaatttatttttgtaaaggCTGTGAGAg GTATCTACAGCCACCTGCGGAATGGATTCATGCGGCATTAGAATCCAGAGAGTTACTAACATTATgtttaaaaaagttaaaagGTCTGAATCGAGTGAAATTAATTGATGCTGGATTTGTGTGGACAGAACCACATTCTATGAGATTAAAg GTAAAACTAACAGTGCAAGCTGAAGTTATGGGGGGAACAGTCTTGCAACAAGTATTTGTAGTTGAATATACAGTAAATCATCAAATGTGTAATGATTGTCATCGAACAGAAGCTAAAGATTATTGGCGTGCATTG GTACAAGTACGACAAAGAGCAACAAATAAAAAGACGTTTTATTATCTAGAGCAATTAATTTTGAAGTACAGAGCACATGAACAAACTTTGGGCATAAAACCTATTCATG AGGGTCTAGATTTCTTTTATGCAAATGAAGCATCAGCGCGCAAAATGGTTGATTTTCTTTCAAGCATTATACCTTGTCGCTATGACCATTCTAAAAAACTGATATCGCATGATATTCACAGCAATATCTAcaattataaagttacatacaG TGTGGAAATAGTTCCAATATCAAGAGATAGCATAGTATGTCTTCCAAGAAAATTAAGTCATCAACTCGGAGGGATAAATTCAATTTGTTtagtatataaaattacaaattttgtacatttaatAGATGTATCAACTGGTCAAA tcgCAGAATTAAGCGCTACACTTTACTGGAGACATACTTTCAACAGCATTTGTGACCCAAAGCAATTAATAGAATACACAGTAATGGATATTGagcaaataaaattcaagGATAGAAAATTTTTTCCTGGACAGGGAACTATTTCAAATAGG CATGTAATAGCAGATGTATGGGTAGTTAGAAGTTGCGATTTGGGACTAACTGAGAACTTAATTCATACACGCACTCACCTTGGCCATATATTAAAACCTGGTGATACTGTCCTAGG gTATGCTCTTAATGATAGTAACATTAACGATGAGAATTTCGAAATGTTGAATAAAGACGTAGTACCAGACATAATTTTAACCAAAAAAAATTATACACAAGATAGAGCAGCACGTCGCAGAATGAGAGATTGGAAATTAAAACATATGATACAAGATAAAGACAATATGGTCACAGATAATAA TGACTACTATGAGTTTTTGGAAGATCTTGAAGAAGATCCAGAAATGAGACAacacataaatatttacaaagatTCTAGGAAATTAATTCCAGTTGATACTAATGAGTTATCTGATCCCAATTGTCCACAAATTACTCTTGAAGAAATGCTTGACGATCTCGCATTTGATGATATCGAAGTTTCTCATGTTTTGTAA
- the LOC126875171 gene encoding 60S ribosomal export protein NMD3 isoform X1 produces the protein MLPYVIKITNNYIFRLCCICGIGIEPNPANMCVACLRTQVDVTENIPKQATIYFCKGCERYLQPPAEWIHAALESRELLTLCLKKLKGLNRVKLIDAGFVWTEPHSMRLKVKLTVQAEVMGGTVLQQVFVVEYTVNHQMCNDCHRTEAKDYWRALVQVRQRATNKKTFYYLEQLILKYRAHEQTLGIKPIHEGLDFFYANEASARKMVDFLSSIIPCRYDHSKKLISHDIHSNIYNYKVTYSVEIVPISRDSIVCLPRKLSHQLGGINSICLVYKITNFVHLIDVSTGQIAELSATLYWRHTFNSICDPKQLIEYTVMDIEQIKFKDRKFFPGQGTISNRHVIADVWVVRSCDLGLTENLIHTRTHLGHILKPGDTVLGYALNDSNINDENFEMLNKDVVPDIILTKKNYTQDRAARRRMRDWKLKHMIQDKDNMVTDNNDYYEFLEDLEEDPEMRQHINIYKDSRKLIPVDTNELSDPNCPQITLEEMLDDLAFDDIEVSHVL, from the exons ATGCTACCGTATGTGATTAAAATTAcgaataattacatttttagatTATGTTGCATCTGCGGTATTGGTATTGAACCAAATCCAGCGAATATGTGTGTGGCATGTTTACGAACTCAAGTAGATGTCACTGAGAATATTCCAAAGCAAGcaacaatttatttttgtaaaggCTGTGAGAg GTATCTACAGCCACCTGCGGAATGGATTCATGCGGCATTAGAATCCAGAGAGTTACTAACATTATgtttaaaaaagttaaaagGTCTGAATCGAGTGAAATTAATTGATGCTGGATTTGTGTGGACAGAACCACATTCTATGAGATTAAAg GTAAAACTAACAGTGCAAGCTGAAGTTATGGGGGGAACAGTCTTGCAACAAGTATTTGTAGTTGAATATACAGTAAATCATCAAATGTGTAATGATTGTCATCGAACAGAAGCTAAAGATTATTGGCGTGCATTG GTACAAGTACGACAAAGAGCAACAAATAAAAAGACGTTTTATTATCTAGAGCAATTAATTTTGAAGTACAGAGCACATGAACAAACTTTGGGCATAAAACCTATTCATG AGGGTCTAGATTTCTTTTATGCAAATGAAGCATCAGCGCGCAAAATGGTTGATTTTCTTTCAAGCATTATACCTTGTCGCTATGACCATTCTAAAAAACTGATATCGCATGATATTCACAGCAATATCTAcaattataaagttacatacaG TGTGGAAATAGTTCCAATATCAAGAGATAGCATAGTATGTCTTCCAAGAAAATTAAGTCATCAACTCGGAGGGATAAATTCAATTTGTTtagtatataaaattacaaattttgtacatttaatAGATGTATCAACTGGTCAAA tcgCAGAATTAAGCGCTACACTTTACTGGAGACATACTTTCAACAGCATTTGTGACCCAAAGCAATTAATAGAATACACAGTAATGGATATTGagcaaataaaattcaagGATAGAAAATTTTTTCCTGGACAGGGAACTATTTCAAATAGG CATGTAATAGCAGATGTATGGGTAGTTAGAAGTTGCGATTTGGGACTAACTGAGAACTTAATTCATACACGCACTCACCTTGGCCATATATTAAAACCTGGTGATACTGTCCTAGG gTATGCTCTTAATGATAGTAACATTAACGATGAGAATTTCGAAATGTTGAATAAAGACGTAGTACCAGACATAATTTTAACCAAAAAAAATTATACACAAGATAGAGCAGCACGTCGCAGAATGAGAGATTGGAAATTAAAACATATGATACAAGATAAAGACAATATGGTCACAGATAATAA TGACTACTATGAGTTTTTGGAAGATCTTGAAGAAGATCCAGAAATGAGACAacacataaatatttacaaagatTCTAGGAAATTAATTCCAGTTGATACTAATGAGTTATCTGATCCCAATTGTCCACAAATTACTCTTGAAGAAATGCTTGACGATCTCGCATTTGATGATATCGAAGTTTCTCATGTTTTGTAA
- the LOC126875197 gene encoding uncharacterized protein LOC126875197 produces the protein MTKKCIICKTEATPISKDRRSFHMFPKNELIRKKWMDAINLLTAPNFKTTFICSDHFDDKSFHDSDELRSRKRLRPDAVPQRISFKKSDDTSKEKDLGSEKLFERPIDKDYSKSEMVTDLSNTCIKATNEQDCLTGEKSNNTMNNVPNSGNRRKHSFIKKIPPKKIRFMNGFKTEYITREDFVSDEAWERFLRLITYERNRMAAAHNRNSRKEKKIRNFKLFIKGLENSEELDATQYVKVCLE, from the exons ATGACTAAGAAATGCATAATATGTAAAACAGAAGCGACTCCAATTTCCAAAGATAGACGTAGCTTTCACAT GTTTCCTAAAAATGAATTGATAAGAAAGAAATGGATGGACGCAATAAATTTATTGACAGCTCCAAACTTCAAAACTACATTTATATGCAGTGACCATTTTGATGACAAATCGTTCCATGATTCTGATGAATTAAGAAGTAGAAAACGACTGCGTCCAGATGCGGTTCCTCAAAGGATAAGTTTTAAAAAATCCG ATGATAcatcaaaagaaaaagatttagGGTCAGAAAAGCTATTTGAAAGACCCATTGATAAAGACTATTCTAAATCTGAGATGGTGACTGATCTTTCTAATACATGTATTAAAGCCACAAATGAACAAGATTGTTTAACTGGAGAGAAAAGTAATAATACTATGAATAATGTTCCAAACAGTGGTAATAGAAG GAAACATTCATTCATCAAAAAAATACCACCTAAAAAAATTCGTTTTATGAATGGCTTTAAAACAGAATATATAACTCGAGAAGACTTTGTTTCTGATGAAGCTTGGGAGCGCTTCCTCAGGTTAATAACCTATGAAAGAAATAGAATGGCAGCTGCTCATAATAGGAATTCAcgtaaagaaaagaaaataagaaattttaaacTTTTCATAAAAGGTTTGGAAAACAGTGAAGAACTTGATGCTACTCAATATGTGAAGGTCTGTTTAGAAtaa
- the LOC126875200 gene encoding uncharacterized protein LOC126875200 isoform X2, translating to MAKKLNKNQTSKFVTLYREHECLWDIASKDYKNKAMRESALKKICEDMQMEGFGVEDVKNKIKSIRSTYYLELDKIKRSTTSGVSDNVYEPKMKWFTELDSFIKNVVVKRKTHDNNDSTQSESENNVTAAPTICSGIESPKTKSKKNKMSRLSSIVSSAKLLQNDICRAEEEDEFDVFGKHVAKQLRKLSTEQVLFVPLKVVNCSDN from the exons atggcgaaaaaattaaacaaaaatcaaaCTTCTAAGTTCGTTACTCTGTACAGAGAGCATGAGTGCTTATGGGACATCGCATCTaaagattataaaaataagGCTATGCGTGAATCTGCCTTGAAAAAGATTTGCGAAGATATGCAAATGGAAGGTTTTGGCGTAGAAgatgttaaaaataaaataaagtctATTCGATCTACTTACTACTTAGAATTAGACAAGATTAAAAGGTCAACTACATCTGGTGTTAGTGACAATGTATATGAACCTAAAATGAAATGGTTCACAGAGCTGGActcttttataaaaaatgtggTGGTGAAAAGAAAAACGCAT GACAATAATGACAGTACCCAGTCTGaatcagaaaataatgttACTGCAGCCCCTACTATATGTTCTGGAATAGAATCACCTAAAACGAAAtcaaaaaagaataaaatgtcACGGCTATCTTCAATAGTTAGCAGCGCGAAATTGCTACAGAATGACATATGCAgagcagaagaagaagatgaatTCGATGTTTTCGGAAAGCACGTCGCAAAACAATTACGAAAACTTTCAACTGAACAAG TCCTGTTCGTGCCGCTGAAAGTGGTAAACTGCAGTGACAATTAA
- the LOC126875200 gene encoding uncharacterized protein LOC126875200 isoform X1, with amino-acid sequence MAKKLNKNQTSKFVTLYREHECLWDIASKDYKNKAMRESALKKICEDMQMEGFGVEDVKNKIKSIRSTYYLELDKIKRSTTSGVSDNVYEPKMKWFTELDSFIKNVVVKRKTHDNNDSTQSESENNVTAAPTICSGIESPKTKSKKNKMSRLSSIVSSAKLLQNDICRAEEEDEFDVFGKHVAKQLRKLSTEQGIVAQEEIQSVITKYRLNDLRYFND; translated from the exons atggcgaaaaaattaaacaaaaatcaaaCTTCTAAGTTCGTTACTCTGTACAGAGAGCATGAGTGCTTATGGGACATCGCATCTaaagattataaaaataagGCTATGCGTGAATCTGCCTTGAAAAAGATTTGCGAAGATATGCAAATGGAAGGTTTTGGCGTAGAAgatgttaaaaataaaataaagtctATTCGATCTACTTACTACTTAGAATTAGACAAGATTAAAAGGTCAACTACATCTGGTGTTAGTGACAATGTATATGAACCTAAAATGAAATGGTTCACAGAGCTGGActcttttataaaaaatgtggTGGTGAAAAGAAAAACGCAT GACAATAATGACAGTACCCAGTCTGaatcagaaaataatgttACTGCAGCCCCTACTATATGTTCTGGAATAGAATCACCTAAAACGAAAtcaaaaaagaataaaatgtcACGGCTATCTTCAATAGTTAGCAGCGCGAAATTGCTACAGAATGACATATGCAgagcagaagaagaagatgaatTCGATGTTTTCGGAAAGCACGTCGCAAAACAATTACGAAAACTTTCAACTGAACAAGGTATCGTAGCTCAAGAAGAAATTCAAAGCGTgataacgaaatatcgattAAATGATCTGCGTTATTTCaatgattaa
- the LOC126875163 gene encoding sphingomyelin phosphodiesterase 1-like isoform X1, which translates to MWFQQLILSILVLSINSLVRHPEDIDVNSFSNEIELWTKLDYEGELFNDMIKSLKIPTELQNSDWRSFSANSDTKICTICRGILKTFFNLRRKGMSEEDIKDKIVKLCVLLNIQTERVCRGVVELNLPIVLYIIDSKPNLTANTVCGVVLESKSCPLSDPEFDWNIHVDNNSNAIITDNETQEQIKILQITDLHYDPLYEPYGNSICREPVCCRKGQNEPNMTSFAGFWGDYNSCDTPWHAITDALNHIKDTHQDIDFIYFTGDIIDHGVWETSKEGNVQSLVKIYEYIHDTFNDTIIYPIFGNHESNPLNQFAPKNITQDNLSTSWLYKLMADLWIAYGWLPEHTRSTILQGGYYTVVPKRGFRIIALNSNVCYSYNWWLWYNPQDPDNQLHWLATILSEAERNDEFVHVLSHIPSNSNSCFKTWKREYLRIVDRFSHIIKAEFNGHTHNDEIAIFYNSGMKVKNVAWNGGSITAYSKLNPNYKIYIVNCSNYEVADYQNWIYDLSSANKNIHVRPTWYKSYSFKTEYDLPDLSVKSLNNWLSTAAKNETLLNKYYKNFYKQAGPKLQESCDMNCKKQYLCRIIVHSKTELCDNILKN; encoded by the exons ATGTGGTTTCAACAATTAATTTTGAGTATATTAGTTTTAAGTATAAATAGTCTCGTCCGACATCCAGAAG ATATAGATGTGAATTcgttttcaaatgaaattgaattatGGACCAAGTTGGACTATGAGGGAGAATTGTTCAATGATATGATAAAATCCTTGAAAATTCCTACAGAACTTCAGAATTCTGACTGGAGATCTTTTTCAGCAAATTCTGATActaaaatatgtacaatatgtagaggaattttaaaaacatttttcaatttacgaCGTAAAGGAATGTCAGAAGAagatataaaagataaaatagtaaaattatgTGTACTGCTCAATATTCAAACCGAAAGAGTGTGTAGAGGAGTTGTTGAACTGAACTTg cCTATTGTTCTGTACATAATAGATTCAAAACCAAATTTAACAGCAAATACAGTTTGTGGCGTCGTTCTAGAATCAAAGTCATGTCCTTTAAGCGATCCTGAATTTGATTGGAATATTCATGTTGATAACAATTCTAATGCAATAATTACTGATAATGAAACACAAgagcaaataaaaattttacaaataacagACCTACATTATGATCCTCTTTATGAACCATATGGCAATTCAATTTGTAGAGAACCAGTTTGTTGTCGAAAAGGACAAAACGAACCTAACATGACTTCATTTGCTGGCTTTTGGGGAGATTATAACTCCTGCGATACCCCATGGCATGCAATCACTGATGCCTTAAATCATATAAAAGATACACATCAG gatatagattttatatattttactggTGATATTATAGACCATGGAGTATGGGAAACTTCAAAGGAAGGAAATGTACAAAGtcttgtaaaaatttatgaatatattcaTGATACTTTTAATGATACTATAATATATCCAATATTTGGAAATCATGAATCAAATCCTTTAAATCA GTTCGCACcaaaaaatataacacaagACAATTTATCTACAAGTTggctttataaattaatggcagACCTATGGATTGCATATGGATGGTTACCAGAACATACTCGTTCTACTATACTTCAAGGAGGATATTACACTGTTGTCCCAAAAAGAGGATTTAGAATTATAGCTTTAAATAGCAATGTGTGTTATTCTTACAATTG gTGGCTTTGGTATAATCCGCAAGATCCTGATAATCAATTACATTGGCTTGCAACTATTCTTTCTGAAGCAGAGAGGAATGATGAATTTGTACATGTTTTATCCCATATACCCTCTAATAGTAATAGCTGTTTTAAAACATGGAAACGAGAATATTTAAGAATAGTTGATAGATTTTCCCATATAATTAAAGCTGAATTCAATGGACATACTCATAATGATGAAatagcaatattttataattctggtatgaaagtaaaaaatgtTGCCTGGAATGGTGGTAGTATAACAGCTTATTCAAAATTGAAtccaaattataaaatatatatagtaaattGCAGTAATTAT GAAGTAGCTGATTACCAAAATTGGATATATGATCTCAGTTCTGCCAATAAAAATATCCATGTAAGACCAACCTGGTATAAATCATATTCTTTTAAAACAGAATATGACCTTCCAGATTTATCTGTTAAATCCTTAAATAATTGGCTCTCTACAGCAGCAAAGAATGAAACACTATTAAATAAGTATTACAA GAACTTTTACAAACAAGCAGGACCTAAATTGCAAGAAAGTTGTGATATGAACTGTAAGAAACAGTATTTATGTCGTATAATTGTTCATTCAAAAACTGAACTATGtgataatattttaaagaattga
- the LOC126875163 gene encoding sphingomyelin phosphodiesterase 1-like isoform X2, translating to MIKSLKIPTELQNSDWRSFSANSDTKICTICRGILKTFFNLRRKGMSEEDIKDKIVKLCVLLNIQTERVCRGVVELNLPIVLYIIDSKPNLTANTVCGVVLESKSCPLSDPEFDWNIHVDNNSNAIITDNETQEQIKILQITDLHYDPLYEPYGNSICREPVCCRKGQNEPNMTSFAGFWGDYNSCDTPWHAITDALNHIKDTHQDIDFIYFTGDIIDHGVWETSKEGNVQSLVKIYEYIHDTFNDTIIYPIFGNHESNPLNQFAPKNITQDNLSTSWLYKLMADLWIAYGWLPEHTRSTILQGGYYTVVPKRGFRIIALNSNVCYSYNWWLWYNPQDPDNQLHWLATILSEAERNDEFVHVLSHIPSNSNSCFKTWKREYLRIVDRFSHIIKAEFNGHTHNDEIAIFYNSGMKVKNVAWNGGSITAYSKLNPNYKIYIVNCSNYEVADYQNWIYDLSSANKNIHVRPTWYKSYSFKTEYDLPDLSVKSLNNWLSTAAKNETLLNKYYKNFYKQAGPKLQESCDMNCKKQYLCRIIVHSKTELCDNILKN from the exons ATGATAAAATCCTTGAAAATTCCTACAGAACTTCAGAATTCTGACTGGAGATCTTTTTCAGCAAATTCTGATActaaaatatgtacaatatgtagaggaattttaaaaacatttttcaatttacgaCGTAAAGGAATGTCAGAAGAagatataaaagataaaatagtaaaattatgTGTACTGCTCAATATTCAAACCGAAAGAGTGTGTAGAGGAGTTGTTGAACTGAACTTg cCTATTGTTCTGTACATAATAGATTCAAAACCAAATTTAACAGCAAATACAGTTTGTGGCGTCGTTCTAGAATCAAAGTCATGTCCTTTAAGCGATCCTGAATTTGATTGGAATATTCATGTTGATAACAATTCTAATGCAATAATTACTGATAATGAAACACAAgagcaaataaaaattttacaaataacagACCTACATTATGATCCTCTTTATGAACCATATGGCAATTCAATTTGTAGAGAACCAGTTTGTTGTCGAAAAGGACAAAACGAACCTAACATGACTTCATTTGCTGGCTTTTGGGGAGATTATAACTCCTGCGATACCCCATGGCATGCAATCACTGATGCCTTAAATCATATAAAAGATACACATCAG gatatagattttatatattttactggTGATATTATAGACCATGGAGTATGGGAAACTTCAAAGGAAGGAAATGTACAAAGtcttgtaaaaatttatgaatatattcaTGATACTTTTAATGATACTATAATATATCCAATATTTGGAAATCATGAATCAAATCCTTTAAATCA GTTCGCACcaaaaaatataacacaagACAATTTATCTACAAGTTggctttataaattaatggcagACCTATGGATTGCATATGGATGGTTACCAGAACATACTCGTTCTACTATACTTCAAGGAGGATATTACACTGTTGTCCCAAAAAGAGGATTTAGAATTATAGCTTTAAATAGCAATGTGTGTTATTCTTACAATTG gTGGCTTTGGTATAATCCGCAAGATCCTGATAATCAATTACATTGGCTTGCAACTATTCTTTCTGAAGCAGAGAGGAATGATGAATTTGTACATGTTTTATCCCATATACCCTCTAATAGTAATAGCTGTTTTAAAACATGGAAACGAGAATATTTAAGAATAGTTGATAGATTTTCCCATATAATTAAAGCTGAATTCAATGGACATACTCATAATGATGAAatagcaatattttataattctggtatgaaagtaaaaaatgtTGCCTGGAATGGTGGTAGTATAACAGCTTATTCAAAATTGAAtccaaattataaaatatatatagtaaattGCAGTAATTAT GAAGTAGCTGATTACCAAAATTGGATATATGATCTCAGTTCTGCCAATAAAAATATCCATGTAAGACCAACCTGGTATAAATCATATTCTTTTAAAACAGAATATGACCTTCCAGATTTATCTGTTAAATCCTTAAATAATTGGCTCTCTACAGCAGCAAAGAATGAAACACTATTAAATAAGTATTACAA GAACTTTTACAAACAAGCAGGACCTAAATTGCAAGAAAGTTGTGATATGAACTGTAAGAAACAGTATTTATGTCGTATAATTGTTCATTCAAAAACTGAACTATGtgataatattttaaagaattga
- the LOC126875196 gene encoding ubiquinol-cytochrome-c reductase complex assembly factor 1: MMHCVRTFTFKQKIPLALTLKYITECKLADNSGINFLIRPQSCHFYKNVHTSKSLVKPISQIGIIKTLSHKLDLFKKKTHLNELGYDLYGDIPDGLNYSIFYKGFNMPDTFFSWFLVTELHVWMLMVRFMAEGEKGKLVISKMVEAMWHDVLIRAELLGPMTPRTKKRQVTELSYQFNAAIVGYDEGIMSDDKVLANALWRRFFCLECNNPEHLEKLLIYVRKQINVFDKIPSEKVFDRSIAKWVDL, from the exons ATGATGCACTGTGTAAGAACGTTTACTTTCAAACAG aAAATACCATTAGCGTtgacattaaaatatatcacagaATGCAAGCTGGCTGATAATAGTGGCATCAACTTTTTAATCAGACCTCAATCTTGTCATTTTTATAAGAATGTACATACGTCTAAGAGTTTAGTTAAACCAATAAGTCAAATTggaataattaaaacattGTCACATAAGCTTgatctttttaaaaaaaaaact CATTTAAATGAATTGGGTTATGATTTGTATGGTGACATTCCTGATGGACtcaattattcgatattttacaaaG gtTTCAATATGCCAGATACATTTTTCTCTTGGTTCCTAGTCACAGAATTGCATGTTTGGATGTTAATGGTACGTTTCATGGCTGAAGGAGAGAAGGGCAAATTAGTTATAAGCAAAATGGTTGAGGCTATGTGGCATGATGTTCTTATAAGAGCAGAATTACTTGGT CCAATGACTCcaagaacaaaaaaaagacAAGTAACAGAATTGTCATATCAATTTAATGCAGCTATAGTTGGTTATGATGAAGGAATCATGTCAGATGACAAGGTACTAGCTAATGCATTATGGAGAAGGTTCTTTTGCTTAGAATGTAACAATCCAGAACATCTAGaaaaacttttaatttatgtTAGAAAACAG ATTAATGTGTTTGATAAAATTCCATCAGAAAAAGTTTTTGATAGATCAATAGCAAAATGGGTAGATTTGTAA